A genomic segment from Nicotiana sylvestris chromosome 1, ASM39365v2, whole genome shotgun sequence encodes:
- the LOC104213754 gene encoding RNA polymerase sigma factor sigB-like has translation MPVYEFRVERNSMSYLLPQFKSLPDTFVLCFKTNQNSTIQLSKGRDHIHLRTQCILATTSAATSTATSTVLDIEKLKLPSIEILSSSVAAERSWKPPSTATSAVLDIPRLKLLSFEANPDSVAPDRPWTYTGAVGPPTEANTKSALATENLVTSDEAVVAAAAAEAVALAKAALKFAKDAVLLVGHNNLKNSDDAGRGTLSEARTTPFESVPLAQPSETGRVRVGAEFKGSEMKWSESSLFEDSLTDSDDLEPSPEELEILQSQLSNVIAVKSTRQTERKARRGRAAERAAANVVSVKSGSTSRKKRTSVQEVDYSDPLRYLRGTTGSSRLLTASEEQELSRGIQDLLKLERLEQELAARCGGQPTIAQWAAAAGVEQKTLRKRLNYGILCKDKMIKSNIRLVISIAKNYQGVGMNLQDLVQEGCRGLVRGAEKFDAAKGFKFSTYAHWWIKQAVRKSLSDQSRTIRLPFHMVEATYRVKEARKQLFTENGRLPNDEEVAEATGLSMKRLTAVMLTPKAPRSLDQKIGFNQSLKPSEVIADPEAETSEEMLMKQFMRQDLEKVLDTLNPREKQVVKWRFGLADGRMKTLQEIGELMGVSRERIRQIESCAFRKLKNKKRTKFLQQYITA, from the exons ATGCCAGTATATGAATTTAGAGTAGAGAGAAATAGTATGTCTTATTTATTGCCACAATTCAAGAGTTTGCCAGATACTTTTGTCCTTTGCTTCAAAACCAACCAAAACTCCACCATTCAGCTTT CAAAAGGTAGAGATCATATTCATTTGAGGACACAATGTATCCTAGCTACTACATCTGCAGCAACATCAACAGCAACGTCTACAGTGCTTGACATTGAGAAGCTAAAGTTACCATCTATTGAAATCCTTTCAAGTTCAGTTGCAGCGGAGAGATCATGGAAACCACCATCAACTGCCACATCAGCAGTACTTGATATACCGAGGCTAAAGTTGCTATCTTTTGAGGCTAACCCTGATTCAGTTGCCCCAGATAGGCCATGGACATACACTGGGGCAGTTGGTCCACCTACAGAG GCGAACACTAAAAGTGCTTTAGCTACAGAAAATCTTGTTACAAGTGATGAAGCTGTTGTAGCCGCTGCAGCCGCTGAAGCAGTTGCTTTAGCAAAGGCTGCATTGAAGTTTGCAAAAGACGCTGTATTGTTGGTCGGCCATAACAATCTAAAGAACTCCGATGATGCTGGTAGAGGTACTCTATCAGAAGCTAGGACTACTCCGTTTGAGAGTGTTCCTCTGGCCCAACCTAGTGAGACAGGGAGAGTTCGTGTTGGTGCAGAATTTAAGGGAAGTGAGATGAAGTGGAGCGAAAGTAGTTTATTTGAGGACTCCCTTACAGATTCTGATGACTTGGAGCCATCACCTGAAGAACTGGAAATTCTTCAGTCGCAGCTGTCAAATGTCATCGCTGTGAAATCGACGCGTCAAACTGAGCGGAAGGCCAGAAGAGGGAGAGCAGCAGAGAGGGCCGCAGCCAATGTTGTCTCTGTGAAGTCTGGTTCTACTAGTCGAAAGAAGCGTACTTCAGTACAAGAGGTTGATTACTCGGATCCATTGCGTTACTTGAGAGGAACTACTGGTAGTTCTAGGCTACTGACTGCATCTGAAGAACAGGAGTTATCGAGAGGAATACAG GATCTATTGAAGTTGGAAAGACTTGAGCAGGAGCTTGCAGCGCGATGCGGAGGTCAGCCTACTATTGCCCAATGGGCTGCTGCAGCCGGAGTTGAACAAAAGACTCTAAGGAAGCGTCTGAACTATGGCATTCTTTGTAAAGATAAAATGATTAAAAGCAACATAAGGCTCGTTATTTCTATTGCCAAAAATTATCAAGGAGTAGGGATGAATCTTCAAGATCTGGTTCAG GAAGGATGTCGGGGACTTGTAAGAGGTGCTGAAAAATTTGATGCTGCTAAGGGTTTTAAGTTCTCAACTTATGCTCACTGGTGGATTAAGCAGGCAGTTAGGAAATCCCTTTCTGATCAGTCTAGGACGATTCGGTTGCCA TTTCACATGGTTGAGGCTACGTACAGAGTTAAGGAAGCAAGAAAGCAATTGTTTACTGAAAATGGTAGACTTCCTAACGATGAGGAAGTAGCTGAAGCAACAGGGTTGTCAATGAAGAGGCTCACTGCTGTGATGCTAACTCCTAAAGCTCCAAGATCACTTGACCAGAAAATCGGGTTCAATCAAAGTCTCAAACCTTCG GAAGTGATTGCAGACCCTGAAGCTGAAACATCAGAAGAAATGCTGATGAAGCAGTTCATGAGACAGGACCTGGAGAAGGTATTAGACACCTTAAATCCAAGGGAGAAGCAGGTTGTTAAATGGCGATTTGGACTAGCTGACGGGAGGATGAAGACTTTACAAGAGATTGGTGAATTAATGGGCGTTAGCCGGGAGAGAATCCGACAAATAGAGTCTTGTGCATTCCGCAAGttgaagaacaagaaaagaactaAATTTTTGCAGCAATATATAACTGCTTAA
- the LOC104213755 gene encoding chromo domain protein LHP1-like — protein sequence MKGGKKKNSSIPAGTDSLKPPSESGNGNRELPWDGMLEPQGEEAQQQQQERDETPEDAAGDGDEEPVASPEAGEEEENEEKTYEEEFEMEGDGDDGEADNEKPKLAEGFYEIEAVRRKRIRKGQVQYLIKWRGWPETANTWEPVKNLMSCSDVIESFEESLQSGKQRSTRKRKRKCGVTHTQPKKKQQQQCSPPDATYNVPAVKVRIIEEPTPSSPLNGLKAMSRVDSNGSELSSKVDKVVNGNGLELGFSLEETREQNELNLKLSELKGAMSTNENSVDRSANGLSNGFAKVNGAESFQSDRCTGARKRKSGSVRRFKQDTTTAVMDGIQDAALGGPLATFVQEGSHNHEFVGSDFVFKNKSDDSKDAYTITHIVKPMSYSTYLSNDMQDVSITFLAKRSDGKEVMVDNKFLKLNNPLLLINYYEQHLRYHPPQ from the exons atgaaAGGAGGGAAGAAGAAAAACTCCAGCATTCCGGCAGGTACAGACTCCCTAAAGCCCCCGTCGGAATCCGGAAACGGTAACCGTGAGTTGCCGTGGGACGGTATGTTGGAACCTCAAGGAGAAGAAGCTCAGCAGCAGCAGCAAGAGAGAGATGAAACTCCAGAAGACGCCGCCGGCGACGGCGATGAGGAACCTGTGGCGTCGCCGGAggctggagaagaagaagaaaatgaagaaaaaacttaTGAAGAGGAGTTTGAAATGGAAGGAGATGGGGATGATGGTGAAGCTGATAATGAAAAACCAAAACTTGCTGAAGGGTTTTATGAAATTGAAGCCGTTAGGAGAAAAAGAATACGAaag GGTCAAGTTCAGTATTTGATTAAATG GCGAGGCTGGCCAGAGACGGCAAATACATGGGAACCTGTGAAGAATCTAATGTCCTGTTCTGATGTTATTGAATCATTTGAAGAGAG CTTGCAGTCAGGGAAACAACGATCCACACGCAAGCGTAAGCGAAAATGTGGGGTTACACACACTCAGCCCAAGAaaaagcagcagcagcagtgttcCCCTCCAGATGCTACATATAATGTGCCAGCAGTGAAGGTTAGGATAATTGAGGAACCTACACCCTCATCTCCTCTGAATGGTTTGAAGGCTATGAGTCGTGTGGACAGTAATGGTAGTGAATTGAGCAGCAAAGTAGACAAAGTGGTGAATGGCAATGGTTTGGAGTTAGGTTTCTCTCTAGAGGAAACTAGAGAGCAAAATGAGTTGAATTTGAAGTTGAGTGAATTAAAAGGAGCAATGTCGACCAATGAAAACTCTGTGGATAGATCTGCTAATGGTCTCTCAAATGGATTTGCAAAGGTCAATGGTGCAGAGTCCTTTCAATCTGATCGCTGCACTGGAGCTAGAAAGAGGAAATCTGGTTCTGTTCGGAGGTTTAAACAGGATACTACCACAGCTGTGATGGATGGTATCCAAGATGCTGCATTAGGTGGTCCGTTGGCTACTTTTGTGCAGGAAGGAAGTCACAATCATGAATTTGTGGGTAGTGACTTTGTTTTTAAAAACAAGTCTGATGATTCCAAAGATGCATATACAATTACACATATAGTCAAGCCTATGAGCTATTCAACATATTTATCCAATGATATGCAGGATGTCTCAATAACCTTTCTTGCCAAGAG GTCTGACGGAAAGGAAGTGATGGTGGATAACAAGTTTCTGAAGTTGAATAATCCACTTTTG TTGATAAACTACTATGAGCAGCATTTGCGATATCATCCCCCTCAATGA